Below is a window of Nicotiana tabacum cultivar K326 chromosome 19, ASM71507v2, whole genome shotgun sequence DNA.
ctccaaatcatatttcggacgcactcctaagtccaaaatcaactaacggagctaacagaactatcagaattcaaatccgagatcgtttatacataggtcaacatccagttggcttttatttttctaactttagcttctactttagagactaagtgtctcattccactctgaaactatcccggacccgaaccaactaatctggtatatcataatatagcttaaaagCATAaaggaagtagaaatggggaaaacagggctataactctcgaaatgacaggccaggtcgttacacctcaggaccagatttaaaacggTTACTTACCTCAGACTGTAAAATTCTTTACTCTGTTATGCCCTTGCCtagcaaatcggcctccgaatgcctcgaatctagtcacaattaattcgtttcggtcaataaaattcattggaattaattccataagaaaatgctagttttcaataaaaatccaaaatttagctcaaaaatcgctcgtggagcccacgtctcggaaccagacaaaagttacaaaatcagataacccatttaattacgagttcaaccatactaattttactcaaatccgactccgaatcggtgttcaaatcccaaaaatttattttatgaaatttctacaacttTCCCTAAATTTCCATCTCACAATACTGAttacatgatgaaaacaatgatatattcatgtatgttaaccaaatctgggttagaatcacttaccccgatgaatatcttgaaaatcccacgaaaaatcgccacaaaccgagctctcaaagtccaaatgtgaaataatacccaaACCCTCAGTTTTATAATACACAATCTGACCCCTCATTGTGCTGACCGCACCATTCAGTaaattggccataactttctttaTAGATGTCCAAATGATTTATTCtatatctttctggaaactagacatgaagggctacaacttttgattttgaatcatctcaaaattctttgtggatcaaaagatataagcttccgaagtcgcaCCAGCGAATCTGCAGAACTccctggagtgcggccgcactcctccTCTGAGGTCCGCATTTTTCTGCTGCGGTCCAAACtcttatgtgcggtccgcacctctCCTTCGCCTCAGCATCtcaaaatgtgcggtccgcacccccaaaagtgccagaacaatatcagagtgccgaaatgtcccgactcgctcaaaactcatccggaaccccggacacaaaccatatatgaatttcaatcataaaatacgctacggacctgctcgcacactcaaaatactgaaaagaggttgtcttgacccgatattgaccatggccaaactctcaaatttcttaactttactaatctctcaaccaatgatccaaaattacacccaagcccctcgggacctcaaccaaatataccaacgcgttttataacataacacggacctactcgaggcctcaaatcacatcaaataatatcaaaacgtcgaatcgcacctcaaatcaaaatttatgaactttgaactttcaaattctatatcttgtgtcgaaacacatcaaatcaatccggaatgactttaaattttgcacacaagtcataaattacataacgaagctattcaaattttcagaatcggattccgaccccgatatcaaaaagtcaactccccggtcaaacttccaaacttaactttctattttagccatttcaagccaaattctactacggactttcaaataatttttcggacacgctcctaagtccaaaattaccatacaaagctattggaatcatcaaaactctatttcggggtcgtttacacataagtcaatatccggtgaactatttcaacttaagcttccaacatgaaattcattcttctaagctaactccgaaataccttaaaaccaaaaccgacaattcacacaagtcataatacttcgtaggaagttattcaagatttcaaatagtttaaaggagcgtaaatgctcaaaatgaccagtcgagtcgttataggtttttcccatggggtttttcttataaggtttttaatgaggcagctagaattgcatattactaaatatgtgtactctttttccttcactaagatttttccattgggtttttcctagtaaggttttaacgagacacaatatcttttaatgaacatccaaggagggtgttataaatatattatattatggatgttcatttagtactccgttgtaaataagcttcttgaagaagcttatccatatgggactccgccgtaaatatgtttatctatttagtactctattggaaataagactcctgaagaagcttatcctttcggtactccgttatggataaatattacctttgATATAAGACTATTTATATCTGATATAGTAGCAACTTACAACAAGTTTACACAACAGCTtagagtagcagcttacaagcaacttgcagtagcagcttacacgacagcttgcagtagcagttTACAAGCAACTTACataacagcttcctttcttctataaatagaggagaatttaatttattttgtagttaaatttgaagttgaataatatatcaatatcTCTGTATAATTGTTTTAGTTTCTTTACTTTATAGTGTTATTTTACAACAGTATAGTGATTAATTATTCGTGTCAGAAAATTCTCCAAGGTTGCTGCTTGCCCCTAAATATTTTTCGTCAGAACTGTACTATCGAGAAGCTCAACTGTCAACTGTATTATAGTCCACAACTTTCTGCCACTCCCCCCACCCCTGGGCCACCCTCAATGGCGGCCATCGCCGTCACCACAGCCACCTCCTACCTCACTACCAGCTCTTTCAGCCACTCCAAATCTTCAACCTTTCGTTTCTCATCCCTCACTTACCAaaccaactttccaactttttctcttaatttccACTCTCGCCCTCCTCGTACTTCTTTTCCCATCTTCAGTAATCACGGCGGTGACAGAAATATCGGTGGCAGCGGCGGAGGCGGAGGCGGTGGAGAAGGAGGCTGTGGAGGAGGGAAGGATGACGAGGATGCAGGGGAAAGGAACAAAAAAGAAGCAATAATGGCTTTGGCTGAAGCTGAAAGATCACTGGACAGCTTGCCTATGGACTTGGCTGCTGCAATTGAGGCCGGTAAAATACCTCCGGCCATCGTTAACCGGTACATGGAACTCGAAAAGTCACCATTTCTCCGGTGGCTGCTAGGCTTTGGTGGGTTTAAAGAACGGCTGCTGGCTGATGATCTCTTCTTGACTAAAGTTGCAATTGAATGTGGCATTGGCATCTTTACTAAGGTTAATTCCTTTGTCTTCCTTCTTGTTAGAGTTTAACTTCTATCCATCGAGACCATAAAAAGTTCACTTGAAAAGATAACTACTAGCAACTTTCCATAAAAAGTAGGATTAGTAACTTGAAAAGAGTTTGACTGCTAGATGGTGTCCCCTATCAGGTAAGCTAAAAGATAATTACACATACCTGCTACAGCAGGTTAAATTATCGTTGAAAAAGTTCTTTATACTCTTAGTGTATCTAAGTTAAATCCACTTTAGAAACAAGTTAACTGTTACAACATGTTAAAAACGTAATAACAATGTAATTTTATTACACAGTCAGGATATATAAGTTAAAATCTTCTTGCTAATACTGCTCCTTTCTCCCCCTATGTTGCTTGGATCTGCCAAAACCACACCCATGTGGGATCCTCAAAATATAAGTGCAGTTTTGGAGAAACCGGCACAAGTTTGGCGATCATTTTGAAGGATCCGAGCAACACAAGTCTCCCCTCCCTCCCCTTTTTTTTCCATGTTTATATTGGTGAATGATGTGGTTTTGTGTTGGTTGCGCTTGGAAATATGACAAAGATTCTGAATTTATTTGTTGTTAGAAGAATATTGATGCGCATTAAGCTTTATGATATCTAGTATTTAGAATAACTTTGCAATTCATCTTTTACTACAAATTACAAAATCATCTAATGATATAATTCAGTTACATATTATTAGTACTAGTTTTTATGAATGGTTAGTGGACAATCTGTTTGCTCTATGCTTTGCACATTGTCTTTGACAATCCGTAAGAGTTCATCCTGACACTCGAAGTGTACTCCTCAGCCTTGAAATGAACAGGATAGTTATGTTTCAAATATTATAACTGTAACATCTCTAGTCTCCACTAATTAACTGACCTTTTTGACTTGGAGTCACTGGAAATGATCAAGAAGTCCTGATTAGTGTATCTTGCCCGCTGCCATAAAGAGATGACTAATGGTGGAttaagccccccccccccccccccccccccccaaaaaaaaaaaaaaggaaagaggaaaCAGTTGACACAAAAAGACGTAAAAGATATAGTAAAATGGTAACAATATATTCGTGCAGTCTGAGTTCTGCATTTTTATTTCAGTTTGGCagttgtttatttttcttttctgtacataTATCTTTGTTTTTCATGAATGCTACTATTGACATGTAACGGTTTTAAGGTCAGGCCCTTCTATCCTCCCTCCTTCCCATTAGTCAGGTTGGGACATTTAACATTTATACCAAACTGACCTTTGTTACATTTAGTTATATCTGAATGAATCTTGTGTCTGACTCTCGTTAACAGTCATTTGTGTTTGTCATTGACCTTTTATCCAGAGTTTAATAGTCACACGGATAGCTGAATTACGTTGTTTATGTTTCAGACTGCTGCAGAGCTGGAAAAGCGGAGGGAGAATTTCAAAAACGAACTGGACTTTGTCTGTGCTGATGTGGTACAATTTCTCCCATAACTTGGACTGAAGCACATTTAATACAGTATTGAAGTTGCACCAGTTAGAACCCTAATCCACATAATAAAACAATATTGGGTAAAGAAGGTGAAGCATTTCAATCCAGTTAGAGCTGCAAAATAAGTTTTGTCTCACATTTAGGAAGCAATTATTGTTCTATTGCAATGAACAAGTCTTGAGCAAATTATGAGGTATTATGTTGAACATCTATTAGATTGTGCTTGAGGTTCTAACTGAAGCTGAACATTCTGATATATGTTTTAGTCCTCATTTTTCTTGCCTATCATTGAAAGCCATAACTCTCTAGCTGACACTACTTTTTGGGTTCTGGAGAagtaaatattttcttgaaatttcTATACTTGACTTCGGGGTGATGTGTACTTTTACTCAGGTAATGGCCATTGTTGCTGATTTCATGCTAGTCTGGCTCCCAGCTCCGACTGTTATTCTCCGTCCTTCTCTTGCAATTGGTGCTGGGCCTCTTAGTAGAATTTTCTACAACTGCCCCGACAACGCATTTCAGGTTTATGATTTATGAAACTAAAACATAATTTTAATGAAGTAAATAGTATTATATGAAACTAAAACATAATTTTGATGAAGTAAATAGTATTATATGAAACTAAAACATAATTTTCTCATAAATTTTGTTCTCCCTTTTGTGGTATAAGGGGACGTGCTCTGGTCACCCGATACAAGTAACTGATTTAAATTTCCGTTTTATCCTGTTCTCAGGTTGTGTTGGCTGGTACTTCCTATACATTTCTACAGAGAATAGGCGCTATAGTGGTAAAGCATTTGATAAATTTACAATAAGCTTATCTTATTTAATTGCAAATTGTATGCATTTATGAAGCTTAGAATAGTCTAACTTGTCCTGCAGAGAAATGGGGCCAAACTATTTGCAGTTGGTTCAGGCGCATCTCTGGTAAGTCTGTGAAGAGCTTTTCTTCTTGGCGGACAAGAAAATATTGTGGGAATCACAAGATGTTGTCCCTTCCATGTAATTGGTAAAtacatttttccctttttccagATTGGTACAGGTGTAACAAATGCTTTAATCAACGCACGAAAGGCTATTGATAAAACCTTTGCGGGTGAAGCTGAGGATTTACCCGTTCTGCCGACCAGTGCTGCATATGGCGTTTACATGGCAGTCTCAAGCAACCTTAGGTATTTTTACATTTTCGAGCACTAGTGTCGTCCAAACTAGTGATCAGCTTCTTCCATCTCTTTGCTAGGAGAGGTACTTGGGAGGAAATTTCACATGTTTAACCCTGTCACTATGTTCAAGACTACCTATTTACAATATGAAACAAGAGTTTCTTCTGTGGCTGCCAGTTTTCTTGCCATAAAACTACTTTTTCTAATTGAGCACCTTTATCATCTTCCTTTCAACATGTATTCTTCCGTCTCACTATCTTCTTTTGAGATATCCTTGTTCAATCATTTCACACATGGCCCTTTTTTGGACATAGCTCCTTGATTCACATTACTCTATATAAAGTGCATAAGCTTGGTGTGCCTTCCCTATAAAGTTAATGCGGATAACCCTAGTGTAAACATTCTAGTGAAGAAATTGGATTTTTTTAAAACGGCCTTAAAAAATAGCTTGTAGTAAAAGGAGCTAAGCATATACAAAGTGTTCTTATATTTTACAATTATGAGGTTTTGTCATCTTACCATGTCATAACATTAAAGGCTCGTATCTTGTCTCCTTTTTATTATGGAGGACGGATTGTGAGTGATCTAAGTGGTTTTGCTCCTTTACCAGGTACCAAATCCTTGCTGGAGTTATTGAACAACGAATATTGGAGCCGTTGCTACACAAGCACAAGATCATACTCGGTGCACTATGCTTCGTTTTCCGAACTGGCAATACCTTTTTGGGATCATTAATGTACATGTTCTTTCCGCTTTAAGGTCTTCCTTGggaacttttttttttatcttcgaGCTCTCTAAATCTTTTCTTCTCTCTTACCAGGTGGGTGGATTTTGCACGTGGGATTGGAATCCAAAGGTCACGAGAACAAAAAGAAACTTAGATAATGGTTCCCAGTTTTGTGGTCAACCAAGGATCATTTGTAcacggttttttttttttttttttttttttttttagtgtttTTTGTTTTAATTGAACTTCAATTTATAACAGTGGTGAGATTTTTTGTCACGCTCTTTACTGttactttattttgttgaatTCAAAAGAAGGGTTCAACATCTCTTGGTTGTgcaaaatttgttcttgttgataGCTTGTGCTCTATGTTCACATATATCTGATAGGAGCCACAACAGGATTTGCGCTGAAGATTTACATTGATAAAGTTTTTGTTAATCTTCTATCCACTCCCCTTTTAGTAAGAATCTTTTGATGTTGGCGAGCTTATTGCTCTCTGTCAATGGATGTGTGCTGAAGGACGAAGGTCTAGGTTATATTTTAAAGTCCTATGGTCATCAGGTAGTTTCTCTTCACTCTATAATAAGATTTTCTTCACATATCATGTGTTAGCATGTTGTCTTACATTTCTGCCTGAAGTCCTCCTCTGAATTAAGCTAGGGCTTGTTGCCATGGATATTCATGTTGACTTGTGGAGATCAACTTCATCGTCTATATGAATGATTAAGATTGTGGTGTCCTAGGAAATTCTTCTTAACAGTTATTTGGTGCATCTTGGGTTTTCTCATTTTTAATCCATCATCTCCTCAAGCGTATTCCACATTGTTAGGGAGTGTGGTTGGTGGCTATCTTTTATAGGAAGTTAATACATGAGCGAATATATTCGTGTTATCATTAGGTAGAAGTCTAATTTttgaaaatctcttccttctctgcCAACTAGAAAGAATTCTGGAATTATATTACAATTGTagaaaaaataaactaatttCAGAATGTCAGAAGTgaatttaatgttgttttgagttaaATGGTGAGCAACCATTGATAATGTTTGGTTATTCGAAATTCCAATGAATCCCCTATAGATATTTAAGGCATCAGTATTCAGTTATTGTTGTATAAGCTTAAATGAAACCTGGGATGTATGAGATCTTGAGCTAATCTTAAAGCAGCACTGATCCCATGAAAGACATTTTCATAAGAATAGAGAAGCTTTTAAGAGGGACGTTTCCTGTTAAGTGAAGTGGGGCTGCAATCTTGATGGGATAAATGGTGGAGGAATACCAACAATGGTGACGAGCAAATATTTTACGCATAAAGGAATTTTTTAAAGTGGAAAGCAGTAGTCACATACATTTAACTGCTGCTGTTATGTCTTCTTGTTTGAAAGAGCGAAGCTCCAAGATATTTTATGTTCTTTATGCTTACCTATTGTTGATAGGGAAAATTAATCATCTAATCTTTTTCGATTACGCAGATTATTGATCACAAAAGCTAAAATTTATCCCATTTATCTGAAttgctctttccttttcttccgtAGAATATTTGATATATGGTTATGCCTGCTGAAGGGGTAACTATTTCCAAAAGCTAATTGATCTCAGGTAAGTTTCAAATTTACTCTCTATAAAATTTTCTTTGCACATAGTATGCTGAGGCAAAAGGTCAGGTTATGTGCTAATGTCCATAAAAATATGCATATATTACATTTTTTTGGGTAGACTGAGGAGAAAGTCTGATCAATATGTGCTAGGTAGATATCCGCATAGTGTTTACACTAAACCAAGCAACTTAGGTTGAGTGATAAATGTGTGGATGAAAGACACATATATCACATTCATTCATTTGGTGTAAATACCGGATCGTCCACATTAGATAGTCCTATCTCCCTAAGCCTTGTTGGGAAGAATTACCGGGTAACtacttcttttgttttttgaCAAGGGAATTACCCGATAACTTTGTTGGTGGAAGGTTTCCGATGGAAGGACACCACCATCATcatagagaagaaaaaagaaaaagacgtCCACATTATCAGAACCAAATTCCTAGTGGAAGACTTATCGAGGCTCAATATATCCTATTTTTTTAGGGAGATCTGAGAACCAACATTTGATACCTCGGTACGGGCTCAAGGTAATCCGTTCTTCCATAGCTATTGTCTAGGGCTGATTTGCATGTAGTCAATTTAGAAGTCTCAGCTGTACTACCTACGAATTCTTTTATACATTCATCAATTTTTTTGGAGATGTCAACTACTGGATGTACTAGTCTTTTTGGTGATATCTACATAACATACTTCATAGAGGTATGCAAGGACACATTAGTGTGGACATTTTCCAGTCTAGTCCAGACTTCATTTCGATTTGGAAACCTGATGCACAATATTGCATTTGTGTATCTAGCAATTCGAATTTTACCTCAGCTCTTGCACTACATTTCACGCCTATTAAGAGGCTTGATTGTCAGAAAAAAGAATGTCTTACATTCATCAGCAGTCAAGTATCGAATTCCAGCAAATCAGTTTATAAAGGAATGCCCGTCcgtatttttgaaagaatttaattattaGCTGAAGAAATTTTGTGCTGCTCCATTTATCAGTCTTCAAGAAGCCAGTGTTGAAAAGACCTCTTTCACAGATTGTAACTTAGAAAATGCAAGAGCTTATGCTAGTTGAAGAGTTTCATTACCAGACCTCTATCTCTGGAGATATTACAATAGGACTTCTTACTGTATGATTTCCCTTCTCTTCCACCCAGGTTATTGAACCAGATTTGACTATTTGTTCTGCGTCGTCTTTGTAACGAATGGTCAAAGTGTAGCTCTGCTTCTGATTTTTCTTCTTAAAGACCATTGTTTGTGGTGACACAGAAACATTTGAGTTCCTTGGTGATTTCACTTTCACTCTATACTTAGCTGCACCACTTCCAACATTTGTTACTGTCCTCCTGAATTTCTGCTCCAACCAAGTCAAGTCCCCTTGTGGGCTAAAGAACGCAATAAATGATGGGTAATTGATATCCGAGGATGGATTTGAGCAGTTGTGGTTGGCTGATGATCTTGCAAGTGTTTTGAACTGCTCTTCTGTGAATTTCAAAGAACAAAGAAGGTTAACATAATCTTGCGGAGTAGCATCATATATGAGGCCTGGATCAAGAGCCCGGTTAGGATCAACATGCCCAGCTCCTATGTCTAGTGGTGCTAATGCAAATTGCAAGTATATAACAACACGGTCATGAGCAGCATTGTAGCTTTTGGCTCTGCTTgcatactttttttaaaaaatatatattattattattattattattattattattattattattttgttcttcttcatcttctttttgACGAGCTTGGCTCTACTATGAATTGACCTTTCAGAAAATCTTGGGTCAGTTATGTGTTATCTGAATATACAACTATAACGTGTAATTTTGTAGGAAATTAACTTATGTTTACTGCAAATATATAACTTCTAGGTTTTAAATTCCTGTTAATAGATTGTTCAGGTCACAGATAGTATGAAGGATTGTCTGTTAAGTCCTAAATTATCATAGATACAGCACATGTAGTGGCGGAGCCACCTTTGTACAAGGCCTTGGGAAAATAACACTATGTAACATATGTTAGAATCCCCTTAATTTATTCGGAAAAGGGTCAAAAATGCTCTTGAACTatttgaaatagctcaaaaataccCTCTGTTTGTTTTTTATACTAAAAATATCTCTGTCGTCTATGTTTTGGACCACAAACCCTTAAACCGTTAGTCTTGTCATTGAAGGTGACATGGCAGTACAACTGAGTTAGATTTGCTTACATGGTCATCCACCTAAATAATCCAGCATGgcaaaactatttttaaaaattattttttcggaaatttttattaaaatacaaaatcaacacttgtttcgaaaaaagtaaaaaatttccggaaaacttaattattttagaatgtttattaaaatacaaaatcaacacttaatccgaaaaaagtaaaaaaattctgaaaaaattattaatttcggaattttttattaaaatacaaaatcacttattccgaaaaaaataaaaattacttaaAAATAACTCCGAAATATTTAATTCGAGGTTTCCTAAACAAGTTCGACGTGCAATAAATCCTCAACTTAAGCATTTAAAATAGTAGAACATAAATCCTCTATCTCACTCATCAtaactaaataatttattttgtatattatatataatattttaataaataaataagttttttcaaattttttttacttttttggaaTAAgtgtttattttgtattttaataaaaatttccaaaataaataatttttccggaaattatttcctttttcggaataagtgttgattttgtattttaataaaaaaattcggaaaaataatttttccgaaaaaataattttgcaaTGCTGGATTGCTTAGGTGGATGGTCATGTATGCAAATCTAACCCAGTTAGACTGTCATGTCACCTTCAATGGCAAGGCTAACGGTTTAAGGGCATTTGTGGTCCAAAACATAGACGGCAGAGATATTTTTGGTACAAAAAACAAACGGATgacatttttgagctattttaaaTAGTTGAAGGgtatttttggcccttttccgcatgtgtttactttttatattttaccTTACCCTATATTGAAAAGTTTGGCTATATCACTAAGCACATGGTGCAGTAATCTTTTTCAATATATAATTGTGTCAAAAGACCTTTGAA
It encodes the following:
- the LOC107765191 gene encoding protein RETICULATA-RELATED 4, chloroplastic, with the translated sequence MAAIAVTTATSYLTTSSFSHSKSSTFRFSSLTYQTNFPTFSLNFHSRPPRTSFPIFSNHGGDRNIGGSGGGGGGGEGGCGGGKDDEDAGERNKKEAIMALAEAERSLDSLPMDLAAAIEAGKIPPAIVNRYMELEKSPFLRWLLGFGGFKERLLADDLFLTKVAIECGIGIFTKTAAELEKRRENFKNELDFVCADVVMAIVADFMLVWLPAPTVILRPSLAIGAGPLSRIFYNCPDNAFQVVLAGTSYTFLQRIGAIVRNGAKLFAVGSGASLIGTGVTNALINARKAIDKTFAGEAEDLPVLPTSAAYGVYMAVSSNLRYQILAGVIEQRILEPLLHKHKIILGALCFVFRTGNTFLGSLMWVDFARGIGIQRSREQKET